Proteins encoded together in one Branchiostoma floridae strain S238N-H82 chromosome 18, Bfl_VNyyK, whole genome shotgun sequence window:
- the LOC118406014 gene encoding brevican core protein-like encodes MTGSTAYRGSMHFTCGYGYNLVGAKTISCQADVTWGGRVPTCKATCRAGYQLIAQTCIRVGLEEKDYEDAQADCEREGATLAMPKTKELDVALRNVIVNKYGKDSKYWIGLKESGSWLWADGSSLDDHDHHYQGWNPGEPASGIKAWFESSDCVQYWSGPTDTPMWDDTACGYNLRYICQES; translated from the exons ATGACAGGTTCTACGGCGTACCGAGGATCAATGCACTTCACCTGTGGCTACGGATACAACCTTGTGGGTGCGAAAACCATCAGTTGCCAGGCGGACGTTACATGGGGCGGAAGAGTTCCCACTTGCAAAG CTACATGCAGAGCTGGCTATCAACTAATTGCTCAAACGTGCATCCGGGTTGGACTTGAAGAAAAGGACTACGAAGACGCGCAGGCGGACTGTGAGAGAGAGGGAGCCACACTAGCCATGCCGAAAACGAAAGAACTGGACGTCGCTCTGAGAAATGTGATTGTCAACAAGTACGGAAAGGACTCCAAGTACTGGATTGGATTGAAGGAATCTGGATCCTGGCTATGGGCAGACGGATCTAGCCTAGATGACCATGACCACCATTATCAG GGATGGAATCCAGGAGAGCCTGCTTCGGGTATCAAGGCATGGTTTGAATCCTCCGACTGTGTGCAATACTGGTCAGGACCCACGGATACCCCTATGTGGGACGATACTGCATGCGGTTATAACCTAAGGTACATTTGTCAAGAGTCTTGA
- the LOC118405435 gene encoding E-selectin-like produces MPWMTTTLSPVTATLPQVTTTLPQVTTTPPQVTTTPQVTTTLPRVTNTPQVTTALPQVTTAPQCSQLAPPANGAMTGSNSYGDVVTFSCNPGYKLVGASTRTCQSDGTWSGISPTCSAVQCPTLKPSVNVIMRGTKSYKELTYFSCNRGYKLVGAESIRCQADAVRCTKLQPPANGAMTGSNSYGDVSTFTCNPGYKLVGTSTRTCQSDGTWSGGSPTCTGNF; encoded by the exons ATGCCTTGGATGACAACCACACTGTCACCGGTGACAGCCACACTGCCACAGGTGACGACCACACTGCCACAGGTGACGACCACACCGCCACAGGTGACAACCACGCCACAGGTGACAACCACACTGCCTCGGGTGACAAACACGCCACAGGTGACAACCGCACTGCCACAGGTGACAACCGCACCGCAGTGTTCACAGCTGGCACCCCCAGCAAACGGTGCCATGACTGGCTCCAACTCCTACGGAGACGTGGTCACCTTCTCCTGTAACCCAGGATACAAGCTGGTCGGCGCTTCTACACGTACCTGTCAGTCTGACGGGACTTGGAGCGGAATATCACCAACATGCAGTG CTGTACAATGCCCGACACTGAAACCTTCAGTCAATGTCATCATGAGAGGGACCAAGTCCTACAAGGAATTGACGTACTTCAGCTGCAACCGTGGGTACAAACTTGTAGGTGCAGAAAGCATCAGGTGCCAGGCAGACG CTGTAAGATGTACAAAGCTGCAACCCCCAGCAAACGGTGCCATGACTGGCTCCAACTCCTACGGAGACGTGTCcaccttcacctgtaacccAGGATACAAGCTGGTCGGTACTTCAACACGTACCTGTCAGTCTGACGGGACTTGGAGTGGAGGTTCaccaacatgtacaggtaacTTCTGA
- the LOC118405436 gene encoding uncharacterized protein LOC118405436 has product MTTTKKDPCQVDMAHSGDNKARRPLPPLPYHYVRTGRELSLTLSAGKGDHEDPDIHMYHYVDKDEINKRRHTDEQEKQHRQTAVVGTGVLTVPVCQKVPDALVQEDGEGISRATITKEKDQKANDGDNKARRPLPPLPSQDINTGGEIKVEIASTDSNEVPNTSNANVYNYLDSDDINNLRQQPADTETDDSVPKTTDSNIPGLLDDGTYVPGAFRQGCNVSDLLYNEMYVPGAFRQGKER; this is encoded by the exons ATGACCACAACTAAAAAGGATCCTTGTCAGGTGGACATGGCGCATAGTGGAGACAACAAAGCCCGTCGCCCGTTGCCACCACTCCCATACCACTACGTAAGAACAG GTAGAGAGCTAAGTTTAACACTCTCTGCTGGCAAAGGGGACCATGAAGATCCTGACATCCACATGTACCATTACGTAGACAAAGATGAAATCAACAAGCGACGACATACCGACgaacaggaaaaacaacataGACAGACAGCCGTTGTGGGGACGGGCGTTCTCACAGTTCCTGTATGCCAGAAGGTGCCTGATGCATTAGTACAGGAAGATGGCGAAG GTATCTCGAGGGCGACGATAACAAAGGAAAAAGATCAGAAGGCTAACGATGGGGACAACAAAGCTCGTCGCCCGCTCCCACCACTTCCAAGCCAAGACATCAATACAG GAGGAGAAATCAAGGTCGAAATTGCGTCGACTGACAGCAATGAGGTCCCTAACACCAGCAACGCGAACGTGTACAACTATCTGGACAGTGATGACATTAACAACCTACGGCAACAACCGGCTGATACAGAGACGGACGATTCAGTCCCCAAAACTACGGACTCCAACATTCCTGGTCTTCTGGACGACGGGACGTATGTTCCTGGCGCCTTCCGACAAG GCTGTAACGTTTCTGACCTACTGTACAATGAGATGTATGTGCCTGGTGCCTTCCGACAAGGTAAAGAGAGATGA
- the LOC118405437 gene encoding limulus clotting factor C-like, which produces MPWMTTTLSPVTATLPQVTTTLPQVTTTPPQVTTTPQVTTTLPRGTNTPQVTTALPQVTTAPQCSQLAPPANGAMTGSNSYGDVVTFSCNQGYKLVGASTRTCQSGGTWSGRSPTCSAVQCPTLKPSVNVIMRGTKSYKELTYFSCNRGYKLVGAESIRCQADGTWSDRVPTCQAVRCTKLQPPANGAMTGSNSYKDVVTFTCNPGYKLVGTSTRTCQSDGTWSGGSPTCTAVQCPPLVPPANGYMTGSTEYRGSMRFTCGHGYSVVGAETIRCLAGGSWGGSVPTCKATCRNGYQLLAQTCIRVGLEEKDYEDAQAACKREGATLAMPKTEELDVAVRNLIIDKYGKDSMYWIGLKESGFWRWEDGSSLQDSHYKGWSPGEPDSDIKAWFSHSDCVHYWTGYNGGETKVEIASNDSQKVPNTSNPNVGRDDISNLRQQPADTGTDDSVPKTKDSNITGLIDNSMYVPGAIRQATLSMVSSTLPQMTTTLNWMTTTLPRVTSTPAQGTTTLSLLTTTMPQMTTTPRKTTPAPQCLKMPPPANGAMTGSNSYGDVVTFICNPGYKLVGTSTRTCQSDGTWSAKLPTCKATCRAGYQLIAQTCIRVVLDKKNYEDAQMACRRGGSTLAMPKTEELDVALRNLIVDKFGKNSEYWIGLKDCGYWQWEDGSMLQDNHYKGWNPGEPSGIHAWLRSLDCVQYWSGPTGTPMWDDTGCGNNLRYICQDS; this is translated from the exons ATGCCTTGGATGACAACCACACTGTCACCGGTGACAGCCACACTGCCACAGGTGACGACCACACTGCCACAGGTGACGACCACACCGCCACAGGTGACAACCACGCCACAGGTGACAACCACACTGCCTCGGGGGACAAACACGCCACAGGTGACAACCGCACTGCCACAGGTGACAACCGCACCGCAGTGTTCACAGCTGGCACCCCCAGCAAACGGTGCCATGACTGGCTCCAACTCCTACGGAGACGTGGTCACCTTCTCCTGTAACCAAGGATACAAGCTGGTCGGCGCTTCTACACGTACCTGTCAGTCTGGCGGGACTTGGAGCGGAAGATCACCAACATGCAGTG CTGTACAATGCCCGACACTGAAACCTTCAGTCAATGTCATCATGAGAGGGACCAAGTCCTACAAGGAATTGACGTACTTCAGCTGCAACCGTGGGTACAAACTTGTTGGTGCGGAAAGCATCAGGTGCCAGGCAGACGGTACATGGAGTGACAGGGTCCCTACTTgccaag CTGTAAGATGTACCAAGCTGCAACCCCCAGCAAACGGTGCCATGACTGGCTCCAACTCCTACAAAGACGTGGTcaccttcacctgtaacccAGGCTACAAGCTGGTCGGTACTTCTACACGTACCTGTCAGTCTGACGGCACTTGGAGTGGAGGTTCaccaacatgtacag CTGTGCAATGCCCACCACTGGTGCCTCCAGCCAATGGCTACATGACAGGTTCTACGGAGTACCGAGGATCAATGCGATTCACCTGTGGTCACGGATACAGCGTTGTAGGTGCGGAGACTATCAGGTGCCTGGCAGGCGGCTCATGGGGTGGCAGCGTTCCCACTTGCAAAG CTACATGCAGAAATGGCTACCAACTACTCGCTCAAACGTGCATCCGGGTTGGACTTGAAGAAAAGGACTACGAAGACGCGCAAGCGGCCTGTAAGAGAGAGGGAGCCACGCTAGCCATGCCGAAAACGGAGGAACTGGACGTCGCTGTGAGAAATCTGATCATCGACAAGTACGGAAAGGACTCCATGTACTGGATTGGATTGAAGGAATCTGGATTCTGGCGATGGGAAGACGGGTCTAGCCTACAGGACAGCCATTACAAG GGCTGGAGTCCAGGGGAGCCTGATTCGGATATCAAGGCGTGGTTTTCTCACTCGGACTGTGTGCACTACTGGACCGGATACAATG GAGGAGAAACCAAAGTCGAGATTGCGTCGAATGACAGCCAGAAGGTCCCTAACACCAGCAACCCGAACGTGGGCAGAGATGACATTAGCAATCTACGGCAACAGCCAGCTGATACAGGGACGGACGACTCAGTCCCCAAAACGAAGGACTCCAACATTACCGGCCTTATTGACAACAGCATGTACGTGCCTGGCGCCATCCGACAAG CCACACTGTCAATGGTGAGCAGCACACTGCCCCAAATGACAACCACGTTGAACTGGATGACAACCACACTGCCACGGGTGACATCCACACCGGCCCAGGGAACAACTACCCTGTCACTTTTGACAACCACGATGCCCCAGATGACAACTACACCTCGAAAGACGACACCAGCACCGCAGTGTTTGAAGATGCCACCCCCAGCAAACGGTGCCATGACTGGCTCCAACTCCTACGGAGACGTGGTCACCTTCATCTGTAACCCAGGATACAAGCTGGTCGGTACTTCTACACGTACTTGTCAGTCTGACGGGACTTGGAGCGCAAAATTACCAACATGCAAAG CTACATGCAGAGCTGGCTACCAACTAATTGCTCAAACGTGCATCCGGGTTGTTCTTGACAAAAAGAACTACGAAGACGCGCAAATGGCCTGTAGGAGAGGGGGATCCACGCTAGCCATGCCGAAAACGGAGGAACTGGACGTCGCTCTGAGAAACCTGATTGTCGACAAGTTCGGAAAAAACTCCGAGTACTGGATTGGATTGAAGGACTGTGGATACTGGCAATGGGAAGACGGGTCTATGTTACAGGACAACCATTACAAG GGATGGAATCCAGGAGAGCCTTCGGGTATCCATGCATGGTTGCGTTCTTTAGACTGTGTACAGTACTGGTCAGGACCCACGGGCACCCCTATGTGGGACGATACTGGATGCGGTAATAACCTAAGGTACATCTGTCAGGATTCTTAA